The genomic region CATCTCGTCGGAGCGCTTGGCCGAGATGGCCGGCGTCAACGCCGCCAAGGTGCGCAAGGACCTGTCGTACCTCGGCTCCTACGGCACCCGCGGGGTCGGCTACGACGTCGAGTTCCTGCTCTACCAGATCAGCCGTGAACTGGGCCTCACCCAGGACTGGCCGGTGGCCATCGTCGGGCTCGGCAACCTGGGCCACGCCCTCGCCAACTACCGGGGCTTCATGGCCCGCGGCTTTCGCATCGTCGCCCTCGTCGACGCCGACGAGAGCAAGGTGGGCGAGGCCATCGGCGACCTCCAGGTACGCCACATCGACGACCTGCCCGCCATCGCCGCCGCCGAGGGCCTCGCCATCGGCATCATCGCCACCCCCGCCGGCGTGGCCCAGGAGGTGGCCGACCGGCTGGTGGCTGCAGGCGTCACCTCGATCCTCAACTTCGCCCCCGCCGTGCTGACCGTCCCGCCCCATGTCTCGCTGCGCAAGGTCGACCTGTCGATCGAACTGCAGATCCTCAGCTTCTACCAGCAGCGCAGGGCGGGCGGCGCCGCCGCGGCGACCGCCACAGAGCCCCCCGTCCCCGACGAGGCGGCCTCGGCCTGACATGCCCGTCGACGCCCCCCTCTACCCGGTGAACCTCATCCTGCGGGGACGGCGGTGCCTGGTGGTCGGCGGCGGCGAGGTGGCGTTGCGCAAGATCGAAGGGCTGCTGGCCGCCGAGGCGGTCGTCCACGTCGTGGCGTCGGCCATCTCGCCCGCGGTCAAGGCGTTGCCGGTCACGTGCGAGGAGCGCGACTACGCCCCCGGCGACGTCCGCGGCTACTGGCTGGTGGTCAGCGCCACCGACGATCCGGCCGCCAACCGGGCCGTGTTCGAGGACGGTGAGGCGGCCGGCGTGTGGGTCAACAGCGCCGACGATCCCGCCAACTGCTCGGTCACTTTGCCCGCCGTCAGCCGCCGCGGGCCGGTGGTGGTGGCGGTGTCGACCGGCGGCCACAGCCCCGCGCTTTCGTCGTGGTTGCGGCGCCGCATGGACGACGAGCTCGGTCCCGAATACGAGGTGCTGGTGCGGCTGCTGTCCGACGCCCGGGAAGCAGTTCGGGCCGCCGGGCGTTCCACCGAAGACCTGGACTGGCAGAACGCGCTGGACTCCGGAATGCTGGAGTTGATCCGGGCCGGCCAGGTCGAGCAAGCAAGGGAGCGCCTGCAGGCGTGTCTGTCGTCGTCGTAGGGCTGAACCACCGCACGGTGCCCCTCGAGGTGCTGGAGCGGATGACGGTGAATGATGCCCGTCTTCCCAAGGCGCTGGCCGACCTGTGCGGGCGCGAGAACCTGGCCGAGGCCGTGGTGCTCTCCACGTGCATGCGCACCGAGATCTACGTGGTGGCCGACCGTTTCCACGGCGCCGTGCAGGACGTGCGCAATTTCCTGGCCGAGCTGAGCTTCGAGCCGCCCGAGGTCTTCGCCGACCACATGTACTCGTTCTACGAGGACGCCGCCGTGTCGCACCTGTTCAAGGTGGCGTCGGGCATCGACTCCGCCGTGGTGGGCGAGAACGAGATCCTCGGCCAGGTGCGAGATGCCTGGGAGCGGGCCGTGGCCGAAGGTGCCTGCGGGCCCATGCTGTCGGAGCTGTTCCGCCACGCCGTCGAAGTGGGCAAGAAGGTGCGCTCGGAGACGGCCATCTCCCGAGGCACCACCTCGGTGTCGCAGGCGGCCGTGCAGATGGCGGCCGAGCACCTGGGCGGCCTGTCGGGGCGGCGCATCCTCGTGCTCGGGGCAGGCGACATGGGCGAAGGCATGGCCGTGGCCCTGGCCGGTTCCGTGGGCGACGGCGAGGTGCTGGTGGCCAACCGCACCCGGGCTCGGGCTGCGGCGCTGGCGGCACGGGTGGGCGGCCGGGCCGTCGACTTCGGCTCGCTGGCCGCTGCGCTCACCGAAGCCGACGTGCTGCTCACCTCCACCGGCTCGCAGTCGGTGCTGGTCGACGCCAGCGAGATGGCGTTGGTCATGGAGGAACGGCAAGGGCGGCCGCTGCTGGTCGTCGACGTGGCCGTGCCCCGCGACGTCGACCCCGGCGTGGGCGACCTGGCCGGCGTGACCCTGCTCGACATGGACGACCTGCGCACGTTCGCCGAGGCGGGCTTGGCCGGGCGCCGGCGCGAGGTGGCGCGGGTGCAGCAGATCATCGCCGCCGAGGTCGAACGGCACTGCGCCACCGCATCGGCTCGTGAGCTGGCGCCGCTGATCGTCTCGCTCCGGACGCGAGGCGAAGCAGTGCGCACCGCCGAGCTGGAGCGGTTCCGTTCCAAGCTGGAGGCGCTGTCGCCTGCCGAGCGCGAGACGGTCGAGGCGTTGACCAAGGGCATCC from Acidimicrobiales bacterium harbors:
- the hemA gene encoding glutamyl-tRNA reductase, with protein sequence MSVVVVGLNHRTVPLEVLERMTVNDARLPKALADLCGRENLAEAVVLSTCMRTEIYVVADRFHGAVQDVRNFLAELSFEPPEVFADHMYSFYEDAAVSHLFKVASGIDSAVVGENEILGQVRDAWERAVAEGACGPMLSELFRHAVEVGKKVRSETAISRGTTSVSQAAVQMAAEHLGGLSGRRILVLGAGDMGEGMAVALAGSVGDGEVLVANRTRARAAALAARVGGRAVDFGSLAAALTEADVLLTSTGSQSVLVDASEMALVMEERQGRPLLVVDVAVPRDVDPGVGDLAGVTLLDMDDLRTFAEAGLAGRRREVARVQQIIAAEVERHCATASARELAPLIVSLRTRGEAVRTAELERFRSKLEALSPAERETVEALTKGILAKLLHEPTVRLKEAAGSPRGDRLAEALRTLFDL
- a CDS encoding bifunctional precorrin-2 dehydrogenase/sirohydrochlorin ferrochelatase, giving the protein MPVDAPLYPVNLILRGRRCLVVGGGEVALRKIEGLLAAEAVVHVVASAISPAVKALPVTCEERDYAPGDVRGYWLVVSATDDPAANRAVFEDGEAAGVWVNSADDPANCSVTLPAVSRRGPVVVAVSTGGHSPALSSWLRRRMDDELGPEYEVLVRLLSDAREAVRAAGRSTEDLDWQNALDSGMLELIRAGQVEQARERLQACLSSS
- a CDS encoding redox-sensing transcriptional repressor Rex: MERARRRIPEATVARLPLYLRSLVEMAESKTTTISSERLAEMAGVNAAKVRKDLSYLGSYGTRGVGYDVEFLLYQISRELGLTQDWPVAIVGLGNLGHALANYRGFMARGFRIVALVDADESKVGEAIGDLQVRHIDDLPAIAAAEGLAIGIIATPAGVAQEVADRLVAAGVTSILNFAPAVLTVPPHVSLRKVDLSIELQILSFYQQRRAGGAAAATATEPPVPDEAASA